One window of the Eucalyptus grandis isolate ANBG69807.140 chromosome 6, ASM1654582v1, whole genome shotgun sequence genome contains the following:
- the LOC104450564 gene encoding pseudo histidine-containing phosphotransfer protein 6 produces MLGWGVDFLRAEMNRLLALLFHQGVLDEQFLQLQQLQDESSPNFVSEVITIYFSESEKLLRNLRMLLMDRELSDYKKMEIHLNQMMGSSSSIGAKRVRNVCVAFRAASEQSNHAGCLRALELLEHEYCYLKNKLHELFQIEQQRALASGVRYPAQHD; encoded by the exons ATGCTGGGGTGGGGTGTGGACTTCTTGCGGGCCGAAATGAATCGCTTGCTCGCCTTGCTCTTCCACCAG GGAGTGCTGGATGAGCAGTTCTTGCAGCTGCAACAGCTCCAAGACGAGAGCTCCCCAAACTTCGTGTCGGAGGTCATCACCATCTACTTCTCCGAGTCCGAGAAGCTCCTCCGCAACCTCCGAATGCTCCT GATGGACAGAGAGCTGTCGGACTACAAGAAGATGGAGATACACTTGAATCAGATGATGGGAAGCAGCTCCAGCATCGGTGCCAAGCGCGTCCGCAACGTCTGCGTCGCCTTCCGCGCCGCTTCCGAGCAGAGCAACCATGCCGG gtGCTTGAGAGCCTTGGAGTTGCTAGAACATGAATATTGCTACCTCAAGAACAAACTCCACGAACTTTTCCAG atAGAGCAACAAAGAGCTTTGGCATCTGGGGTCAGATATCCTGCACAACACGACTGA
- the LOC104450565 gene encoding uncharacterized protein LOC104450565, with product MAATSASIFTPTSSFSAARVVSSRKEAPSSSNTLVSSFLGSSVKRNLEKCKVVKVDTKVRAAATVSTAPNEEIKEYALPSWAMFELGRSPVYWKTMNGLPPASGEKLKLFYNPAAAKLVPNEEFGVGFNGGFNQPIMCGGEPRAMLRKDRGKADSPIYTIQICVPKHALNLIFSFTNGVEWDGPYRLQFQVPKAWRNKPMDFFNEGLAQELSNEGACEKAIFPDTSIVITRCTMIGNLSVEGGDRCNLDLVPGCMDPTSDLYNPLANVDDGTCLVYSDSEGEN from the exons ATGGCGGCAACATCTGCTTCCATCTTCACTCCCACAAGTTCGTTCTCGGCTGCGAGAGTGGTCTCTAGCAGGAAAGAAGCTCCATCAAGCTCAAACACTCTCG TAAGCAGTTTTCTTGGCTCTTCGGTGAAAAGGAACTTAGAGAAGTGTAAAGTTGTCAAGGTAGACACTAAAGTCAGGGCCGCCGCAACTGTCTCAACGGctccaaatgaagaaatcaaaga ATACGCGCTTCCCTCATGGGCGATGTTTGAACTTGGGAGGTCTCCAGTATACTGGAAGACAATGAATGGTCTTCCTCCTGCATCG GGAGAGAAGCTGAAGCTTTTCTACAATCCAGCCGCTGCGAAGCTTGTTCCAAATGAAGAATTTGGGGTTGGTTTTAATG GAGGTTTCAATCAGCCTATAATGTGCGGTGGCGAGCCAAGGGCAATGCTGAGAAAAGATCGAGGCAAGGCCGATTCTCCAATTTACACCATCCAGATCTGCGTTCCCAAGCATG CGCTGAACTTGATCTTCTCATTCACAAATGGAGTCGAGTGGGACGGTCCTTACAGACTGCAGTTTCAAGTTCCCAAGGCTTGGAGAAACAAACCGATGGACTTCTTTAATGAG GGCCTTGCACAGGAATTGAGCAATGAAGGCGCATGTGAAAAGGCCATCTTTCCGGACACAAGCATTGTAATCACGAGATGCACAATGATCGGTAACTTGTCTGTTGAAGGG GGCGATCGCTGCAATCTAGATCTGGTACCTGGATGCATGGATCCTACCTCCGACCTATACAATCCACTCGCCAACGTCGACGACGGGACATGCCTAGTATATTCTGATTCCGAAGGCGAAAACTAA